A genomic segment from Aegilops tauschii subsp. strangulata cultivar AL8/78 chromosome 1, Aet v6.0, whole genome shotgun sequence encodes:
- the LOC141042032 gene encoding uncharacterized protein codes for MALAGPPRRLRVVHAVSQSAARGHASALPVALANPPRSLHVVPAVSPILNQGTRQESSVTRQPRRRSSISEPGDEFVNEEPVEYAYEDQTFDNSENLAVCRCFL; via the exons ATGGCCCTCGCCGGCCCTCCCCGCCGTCTCCGTGTCGTACACGCCGTCTCCCAATCCGCAGCCAGGGGACACGCCAGCGCGCTCCCGGTGGCCCTCGCCAACCCTCCCCGCAGTCTCCACGTTGTACCCGCCGTCTCCCCAATCCTCAACCAGGGAACACGTCAAGAATCTTCAGTCACGCGGCAGCCGCGCCGGAGGTCTTCCATCTCAG agccgggagacgagttcgtgaacgaggaacctgttgagtacgcttacgaggatcaaactttcgacaactctgagaaccttgcag TTTGCAGGTGTTTCTTGTAG